GACTTTCGCTAATGATGGACATGACTCAAAATACTCTGGAAAGAATACCAAACAGGCATCAATGAGGGAATCTGGATGATCTGGGCCTGCCGGGATAATCACCCTAGCTCTTCCAATGGGTTTAATGTCCCTATTAAAATAATGCACCTCTAACCACTGCCGATCTGCATCGCCAACCAGAATTTGAAAATCAATTGGGTTTATACCATCGGCACCAAGGAAACCTCCTTCACCACCAACACAATAGATTTTAGAATATCCAGCCATTTTTCTTCCTTTGTCGTAAGATGAGTTATTAATTAGACTTAGCAAATTGCTTTCCCGGCAATTGTTGAACGACACCTTTGAGTTCAAGCATCAAAAGCACACTTGAAACCTGACCAATCGGCAGTTGTGTCGTCCGAACGATTGTATCAATATGCGATGAAGGGAGTTCGATTGCCTCGAAAACTGTCTTTTCATCCGGTGTTAAATCTGGTGGAGGTGTGCTCTGGACAGGTGGTTGGACATCGGCTGGAGGTGGCGAAACGACAGATTTCCTAACTCTCCTCTCAACAGACGGTTCTTGGGAAGATTCAGTTTCTATATCTGGCACTGACGATGTGGGGCTTGCGGATTGAATCTGATTTAAAGCATACTGTGGAAGTTCATTGAGGAGGTCGTCCACGGTGTTGATAAGTTTTGCACCATCGTTAATCAACCTATGGGTGCCCGTTGAAAGTTCAGAGAAAATCTCTCCGGGCACAGCAAAAACTTCCCGACCTTGCTCACCAGCAAGGCGAGCAGTAATGAGCGCGCCACTCCGATTTGACGCTTCCACGACAACGGTTCCAAGCGTCAATCCGCTAATAATACGGTTACGGCGTGGGAAGTTCCGCGGTTTCGGTTTAACGCCAATCGGGAATTCGGAAATCAACGCACCGGCTGCCTCAATTTTCTCAACAAGCGCACGATTCGCCGCAGGATAGATAAAACTCAACCCGTTTCCCATCACGGCGACTGTTCTACCACCTGCTTCAAGTGCGCCACGATGCGCCGAGGTATCAATACCCTTCGCGAACCCACTAACAACCGTCAATCCGCGTTGTGCAAGCTGATAACTGAGTCGATAACTCACTTTTCGCCCGTAATCCTTCGCATTCCGAGAGCCAACGAGCGAAACGCTCAACGAGTCTTCGGGAGTCAATTCACCTCTGACATACAACACAAGCGGTGGTGTGTCAATTTCCTTCAAGGGCAGTGGGTATGCGTCATCATAAAGTGTTAGAATCTGACACCCATACTCATTTATCAATTCCAATTCACGTTCTATGGGATAGAGGACAGGTTTGTGAATCAACAGTTCACGCATCGCGGGCGAAAGTCCATCTACTTTTGCAAGTTCATTCGGTGTCGCTCGCAGTGCGCGCGCTGCACTGCCAAAAACATCGCGCAAGACTTGAACGGTTTTTAGTCCAACACCTTGAATCAGGTTAAAATGAATTAGACTGATTGTTTCGTTAGAAAGCATTTTCCCGCCTTGCGCGATGTACAGATGAAATTCCTTGGTGTCTTTTCCGAATACGCCTCTTGGCTATAGCAGGCTATTACTCCGCCGTTGCTGCATCCGCCGTTGCTGTTTCAACTGGATCCAGAGGGAGTGCGTAATAGAGTTCAATTTCTTGAATTTTCTTGTACTCTTGTGCACTCGGTGCTCCAGTTTCGCCCCGTGTTGAACGTTTTGCTCCGGTTATGCGACGTGAATCCCAACGCCGTGGCACTTTCAGCCGAAACTTCGTTGTGACAATCGGTTCCCTCAAAGTAAACGTATACACTGTACGAAGGTTATCTTTCACCTCTTTAACCGTGACCCATTCTTCTGCCTCATTCATATACTGGACTGCGAAGAATTCCAGTTGACCTTCTTCGGCTTTAATAACAACCTGCTGTATCGTTTGGGGCTGCCGCCATTTGAGAACAGCTTCCGTGTATTTATCGGATTCCATCTGAGACGCTTCATCTTTCTCATCTTCAAGAATAGGCCCCGTCTCTCCGCGTGTGTGCATATTGTCGTCGTGGAATCTGCTATCCTCGCTTATTGCATCAAGTGCGATATTCTTACTCCTGTTAAAGGGCGGATTCGATGCAAGAATACACCCTGATAACACGACCAATCCACAGAGCATTATCGCTAATAATCCAAAACGCATGTGTTGCCTCCTTGTTTCACGGAACGGTTTAGAAACCGCTCCCTATAGTCTGAAGTTGTGCTGGTAGCGTATAAACAGCCAACTTGGGTTTCATCCCTATATTACTCCAATTCGAGTAAATCATCAAGTTCTTTTTCACGCCTATCGGTGGCTTCTTCGACGGCTACCTGCTCAGAAGTTTTATAACCGTAGAGTTCAATCTCTCGGATTTTTCCAACAGCGCGTCGGCTGCCTACATTCCATCCTCTCCCAGCGGAACGGGCGCGTTCCTGACGACTCAGGAGTGCATCATCTTTCGTTCCTAAAACACGCAAGCGAATCCGATCTGTCGGGAATGGAATCAGCAGAGAAATCTTAATCGGGCTGCTTTTGACACTCTTCACGTCTTTAATGAGCTGCCAATCCGCATCAACGGCGATGCTGCCTTTATCCGCAAAAATATCAAATTCTGTCAAATTATCGGAATGCACGACGATTCGACGGATAGTCTTTTTTTCTGGTAAGGTAATCACGACCTGGGATGCAGGGTTCGCTCCGACGAATCCTTGCGATCCAGCAGGGAAGGTTGTTTCACCAATCGTATTGAGTTTGCCATCAATCATCTGAGGGCTTGTTGCCTGCGTCCCTTCCAAGAGGGAATAATTTTCGCTCCATTCCTGCTCCGAGAAGAGGGCAGCGCACCCGCTGAGAATAACAATACAACCGAGCAGTGCAAAGAGGGTAATAAATCTATACATTATCTTTCTACTCCTTTGATACAGCATTGAGGTACAAGTCCTCGCGCTGGAGCTATTTGTTATAGGTACAATAATTTCACATACAAAGCAATGGGGCATTCACAGAACATAATCTTCTTTTCAGAAAGTTATCAATTCCCGATGCCTCCAGTTAGGATACAATCTTCCAAGTCGCACCGTCGCGGGTATCTTGTATCTCAATGTTGAGTTGTTTAAGCCGATCCCGAATTTTATCCGACGTATCCCAATCTTTGCGGCTTCGGGCATCCTGTCGTATCTCCAACAGGAGGTTAATGAGATGGTCGCGTTGCTCTACGTTGTCGCCATCTGTCCGGACTTCCGTATTATAAACACCGAGTACTTGGCAGACCTCAGTCAACGCACGATAGGCTTCTGCAAAGACGAATGGAGGGGTCTCATTAGCAGCACTGAGCGATTTATTTGCTTCGCCGACCAAGGTGAAAATAGCACCAAGCGCCTGCGCCGTGTTGAAATCTGCATCCATCGCGGTGGTAAATTGCGATTTCATTGCTTGTACCGCGCCTTGAAGGGATGAAGTCCCTGCTTCTTCTTTCTCAAACTGCGTATCATACTTTTTCAGGGCCTCCAAACAATTGCGCAAACGCCTAAAGGCACCTTCGGATTTCCTCAAACTCTCGCGATTATAATCAAGGGGGTGCCGATAATGCGCCGAAATCAGAAAGTGTCGAATCACCTCAGTCGGGTAGTTGTCAAGCGCATCTCGCAAAAGAATAAAGTTCTGCTCGGATTTACCCATCCGTGTGCCATCAATTTGTAAAAAAGCGACGTGTACCCAATAACGCGCGAAAGTGCATCCAGTCGCCATTTCGCTTTGCGCGATCTCATTTTCATTGTGTGGAAATTGCAAATCTTCCCCTGCTACATGAATATCAAGGGTTTCACCAAGGTGCTTCATTGCCATTGCAGAACATTCAATATGCCATCCCGGTCTCCCCCTGCCCCAAGGGCTATCCCAAGAAGGCTCCCCGGGTTTCACGGCTTTCCACATGTCAAAATCGCGCGGATCCTCTTTCCGTTCATCAATCTCAACCCGTGCCCCTGCCAGCAAATCTTCTGGCTTCCGATGTGAAAGCTTCCCATATTCAGGGAAACGATTCACTCGATAATAGACGCTACCCTCAACAACATAAGCTAAATCCTTCTCAAGCAAGGTCTCAATTAAGGCAATCATCTCCGGGATGTGTTCTGTCGCTTTCGGATGCACATCGGCTTCAGTACCTAACCTTCTTGAATCCTCAAGGAATGCATCGCCATATTCTTGGGCAAGCTGAGTAGAGTTGATGCCGATTTCTGCTGCACGGTTGATGATTTTGTCATCAATATCTGTTAGGTTCTGAACAAGTTTAACAGTGTGTCCACGATATTCCAAGTAGCGTCGGATAATATCCGTCACCAAAAAGGTGCGGGCATTGCCTATGTGGATGTAATCGTAAACCGTCGGACCGCAACAGTAAAGCGATACTTGGTCGGGATTGAGTGGGACAAAGTCTTCCAACTGTCGGCTGAGCGAGTTATAGATTCTTATACCCATTTTTTATAGATCGGACTCCTTTTGACATTGCTCAGAAAACACCTACAACCCGAGAAAGACAGGCAACAGCGTGAGCAGCGATCGCTTTACCTTCCCCAATAACGCCTAATTCTTCGGCAGTCGTTGCTTTAACGCTTACTCGTCCAACAGCGATGTCAAGGACATGGGCAAGCAATTCCCGTATCTCCAAAATATAAGGTGCTAATTTCGGGCGTTGCGCGATAATCGTACTATCTATATTTTCGATTTGATAGTTTTGTCGTCTCACCTTTTCTACAGTCTCCCGCAGGAGAACGAGGCTGTCCACACCCTCATAACGAGCATCGGTATCAGGAAAATGTGTCCCGATATCACCGAGTGCGGCGGCCCCCAAAATCGCGTCTATGATTGCATGCGTCAAGACATCCGCATCTGAATGCCCCAACAGACCTAAATGATATGAAATCTCAACGCCGCCTAAAATCAATTTTCGATTTGAGACCAGCCGATGG
This region of Candidatus Poribacteria bacterium genomic DNA includes:
- the ispF gene encoding 2-C-methyl-D-erythritol 2,4-cyclodiphosphate synthase, which gives rise to MRVGIGYDIHRLVSNRKLILGGVEISYHLGLLGHSDADVLTHAIIDAILGAAALGDIGTHFPDTDARYEGVDSLVLLRETVEKVRRQNYQIENIDSTIIAQRPKLAPYILEIRELLAHVLDIAVGRVSVKATTAEELGVIGEGKAIAAHAVACLSRVVGVF
- the dprA gene encoding DNA-processing protein DprA; the encoded protein is MLSNETISLIHFNLIQGVGLKTVQVLRDVFGSAARALRATPNELAKVDGLSPAMRELLIHKPVLYPIERELELINEYGCQILTLYDDAYPLPLKEIDTPPLVLYVRGELTPEDSLSVSLVGSRNAKDYGRKVSYRLSYQLAQRGLTVVSGFAKGIDTSAHRGALEAGGRTVAVMGNGLSFIYPAANRALVEKIEAAGALISEFPIGVKPKPRNFPRRNRIISGLTLGTVVVEASNRSGALITARLAGEQGREVFAVPGEIFSELSTGTHRLINDGAKLINTVDDLLNELPQYALNQIQSASPTSSVPDIETESSQEPSVERRVRKSVVSPPPADVQPPVQSTPPPDLTPDEKTVFEAIELPSSHIDTIVRTTQLPIGQVSSVLLMLELKGVVQQLPGKQFAKSN
- the cysS gene encoding cysteine--tRNA ligase, giving the protein MGIRIYNSLSRQLEDFVPLNPDQVSLYCCGPTVYDYIHIGNARTFLVTDIIRRYLEYRGHTVKLVQNLTDIDDKIINRAAEIGINSTQLAQEYGDAFLEDSRRLGTEADVHPKATEHIPEMIALIETLLEKDLAYVVEGSVYYRVNRFPEYGKLSHRKPEDLLAGARVEIDERKEDPRDFDMWKAVKPGEPSWDSPWGRGRPGWHIECSAMAMKHLGETLDIHVAGEDLQFPHNENEIAQSEMATGCTFARYWVHVAFLQIDGTRMGKSEQNFILLRDALDNYPTEVIRHFLISAHYRHPLDYNRESLRKSEGAFRRLRNCLEALKKYDTQFEKEEAGTSSLQGAVQAMKSQFTTAMDADFNTAQALGAIFTLVGEANKSLSAANETPPFVFAEAYRALTEVCQVLGVYNTEVRTDGDNVEQRDHLINLLLEIRQDARSRKDWDTSDKIRDRLKQLNIEIQDTRDGATWKIVS